A part of Homoserinibacter sp. YIM 151385 genomic DNA contains:
- the glmS gene encoding glutamine--fructose-6-phosphate transaminase (isomerizing) has protein sequence MCGIVGYVGPGSSIDVLLGGLKRLEYRGYDSAGVAILDESGELATRKRAGKLSVLTDDLQEAPIADGRTGIGHTRWATHGGPTDGNAHPHLGDGGRLALIHNGIIENFAELKQELLDAGEAFESETDTEVAALLVGRAYRETGDLQAALRSVVNRLDGAFTLLVMHRDEPGVVVGARRNSPLVIGLGDGENFLGSDVAAFVEHTRRAMEIGQDQLVAIRPDSVEVTDFAGAPVEAKEFEVAWDASAAEKGGWPSFMKKEISEEPDAVANTLRGRIVDGAVVLPELEPLAGALADIDRIIVIACGTASYAGMLGKYAIEAWARVPVDVELSHEFRYRDPVLTSRTLVVSVSQSGETMDTLMAVKYAREAGARTLSICNAQGATIPRESDAVLYTHAGPEVAVASTKAFVAQATALYLLALHLAEVRGVSTEEQAAERLEELQALPEKLAAVVESSSARIAELAGWMGDTQSVLFLGRHVGYPIALEGALKLKELAYIHAEGFAAGELKHGPIALIEPGQVVFVVVPSPREPSSLHPKVVSNIQEIRARGARVIAIAELGDVAVVPFADEVIRIPLAAPLVEPLLAVVPLHIFGMELAAAKGLDVDQPRNLAKSVTVE, from the coding sequence ATGTGCGGAATCGTGGGCTACGTGGGCCCGGGCAGCAGCATCGACGTCCTCCTCGGCGGCCTCAAGCGCCTCGAGTACCGGGGCTACGACTCGGCCGGGGTCGCGATCCTCGACGAGTCCGGCGAGCTCGCCACGCGCAAGCGCGCGGGCAAGCTGAGCGTCCTGACGGACGACCTGCAGGAGGCGCCGATCGCCGACGGCCGCACCGGCATCGGCCACACCCGCTGGGCGACCCACGGCGGCCCCACCGACGGCAACGCGCACCCGCACCTCGGCGACGGGGGCCGGCTCGCGCTCATCCACAACGGCATCATCGAGAACTTCGCGGAGCTCAAGCAGGAGCTCCTGGATGCGGGCGAGGCCTTCGAGTCCGAGACCGACACCGAGGTCGCGGCGCTGCTCGTCGGCCGCGCCTACCGGGAGACGGGCGACCTCCAGGCGGCCCTGCGCTCGGTCGTGAACCGCCTCGACGGCGCCTTCACCCTGCTCGTCATGCACCGCGACGAGCCGGGCGTCGTGGTCGGCGCGCGCCGCAACTCCCCGCTCGTGATCGGGCTCGGCGACGGCGAGAACTTCCTCGGCTCGGATGTCGCGGCCTTCGTCGAGCACACCCGCCGCGCCATGGAGATCGGCCAGGACCAGCTCGTCGCGATCCGCCCCGACTCCGTCGAGGTCACCGACTTCGCCGGCGCGCCCGTCGAGGCGAAGGAGTTCGAGGTCGCCTGGGATGCCTCGGCGGCCGAGAAGGGCGGCTGGCCGTCGTTCATGAAGAAGGAGATCTCGGAGGAGCCGGACGCCGTCGCGAACACGCTGCGCGGCCGCATCGTCGACGGCGCGGTCGTCCTGCCGGAGCTCGAGCCGCTCGCGGGCGCGCTCGCCGACATCGACCGCATCATCGTGATCGCCTGCGGCACGGCCTCCTATGCGGGCATGCTCGGCAAGTACGCGATCGAGGCCTGGGCGCGGGTGCCCGTGGACGTGGAGCTCTCGCACGAGTTCCGCTACCGCGACCCGGTGCTCACCTCCCGCACCCTCGTCGTGAGCGTCAGCCAGTCGGGCGAGACCATGGACACGCTCATGGCGGTCAAGTACGCCCGCGAGGCGGGCGCGCGCACGCTCTCGATCTGCAACGCGCAGGGCGCGACGATCCCGCGCGAGTCCGACGCCGTCCTCTACACCCACGCGGGACCCGAGGTCGCGGTCGCGTCGACGAAGGCGTTCGTCGCGCAGGCGACGGCGCTCTACCTGCTCGCGCTCCATCTCGCGGAGGTGCGCGGCGTCTCGACCGAGGAGCAGGCGGCCGAGCGGCTGGAGGAGCTGCAGGCGCTGCCGGAGAAGCTGGCCGCGGTCGTCGAGTCGAGCTCGGCGCGCATCGCGGAGCTCGCGGGCTGGATGGGCGACACCCAGTCGGTGCTCTTCCTCGGCCGGCACGTCGGCTACCCGATCGCGCTCGAGGGCGCGCTCAAGCTCAAGGAGCTCGCCTACATCCACGCGGAGGGCTTCGCGGCGGGCGAGCTCAAGCACGGGCCGATCGCGCTCATCGAGCCCGGCCAGGTCGTCTTCGTGGTCGTGCCGAGCCCGCGCGAGCCCTCCTCGCTGCACCCGAAGGTGGTCTCGAACATCCAGGAGATCCGCGCCCGCGGCGCCCGTGTCATCGCGATCGCGGAGCTCGGGGATGTCGCGGTCGTCCCCTTCGCGGACGAGGTCATCCGCATCCCGCTCGCGGCGCCGCTCGTCGAGCCGCTGCTCGCGGTCGTGCCCCTGCACATCTTCGGGATGGAGCTCGCCGCGGCGAAGGGCCTCGACGTCGACCAGCCGCGCAATCTCGCGAAGTCCGTCACGGTCGAGTAG
- a CDS encoding holo-ACP synthase: MIVGIGVDVVDLARFERAVGRTPALRERLFAESERDRPLRSLAGRFAAKEALMKALGDTTGIRWHDMVVTADADGDPSFRLSGAAKAIAERRGAARIHLTMSHDAGVAIAMVVAETAPETAPERGPGAGS; the protein is encoded by the coding sequence GTGATCGTCGGGATCGGGGTGGATGTCGTCGACCTGGCGCGCTTCGAGCGCGCGGTCGGCCGCACCCCGGCCCTCCGCGAGCGCCTGTTCGCCGAGAGCGAACGCGATCGGCCCCTCCGCTCGCTCGCGGGCCGCTTCGCCGCGAAGGAGGCGCTCATGAAGGCGCTCGGCGACACCACCGGCATCCGCTGGCACGACATGGTGGTCACGGCCGACGCCGACGGCGACCCGTCCTTCCGGCTCTCGGGGGCCGCGAAGGCGATCGCCGAGCGCCGGGGCGCCGCCCGCATCCACCTCACGATGTCGCACGATGCCGGCGTCGCGATCGCGATGGTCGTCGCCGAGACGGCGCCGGAGACGGCGCCCGAGCGCGGCCCCGGGGCGGGCTCGTGA
- the alr gene encoding alanine racemase, which produces MTRAADGRRTREARIDLDALGRNVVRLREAVAPAKVMVVVKAQAYGHGALPAALAAEAAGADWLGTADLEEALALRRGGVRAPLLAWLHGTGADFRAGAAAGIDLGLSSLLQLERAADAGDAGGADGPVRVHLKLDTGLGRNGIPPRDVEAVFRRAAELEHAGRVRVVGLFSHLSNTDREEDLGQLAAFERLVELARGEGVEPELRHLAASAGALALPETRLDLVRLGIASYGLSPDPRVDVAPLGLEPVMELSAEVVAVRRVPAGHGVSYGLTWRAPRETGLALLPLGYGDGIPRAASDRGIVVIRGERFTIAGRVAMDQLVVDIGDAPVEVGDRAVLWGDPAAGAPSVEAWADAVGTIDYELVTRVGGRVERVHVGGPEGAAEAEA; this is translated from the coding sequence GTGACCCGGGCCGCGGACGGGCGCCGCACCCGCGAGGCGCGCATCGACCTCGACGCGCTCGGCCGCAACGTCGTGCGGCTGCGGGAGGCGGTCGCGCCCGCGAAGGTCATGGTCGTCGTGAAGGCGCAGGCCTACGGGCACGGCGCGCTCCCCGCGGCGCTCGCCGCCGAGGCGGCCGGCGCCGACTGGCTCGGCACCGCCGACCTCGAGGAGGCGCTCGCGCTGCGCCGCGGCGGGGTGCGCGCGCCGCTGCTCGCCTGGCTGCACGGGACGGGGGCCGACTTCCGCGCGGGGGCGGCCGCCGGCATCGACCTGGGGCTGAGCTCGCTGCTGCAGCTGGAGCGCGCCGCCGACGCGGGGGACGCCGGCGGGGCCGACGGGCCGGTGCGCGTGCACCTCAAGCTCGACACCGGGCTCGGCCGCAACGGCATCCCGCCGCGGGACGTGGAGGCCGTGTTCCGGCGCGCCGCCGAGCTCGAGCACGCCGGGCGGGTCCGCGTCGTGGGGCTCTTCAGCCACCTCTCCAACACCGACCGCGAGGAGGACCTCGGGCAGCTCGCCGCCTTCGAGCGCCTCGTCGAGCTCGCCCGCGGCGAGGGCGTCGAGCCCGAGCTGCGGCATCTCGCCGCCTCCGCGGGGGCGCTCGCCCTCCCCGAGACGAGGCTCGACCTCGTCCGCCTCGGCATCGCGAGCTACGGCCTCTCGCCGGACCCGCGCGTCGACGTCGCACCTCTCGGCCTGGAGCCCGTCATGGAGCTCAGCGCCGAGGTCGTCGCGGTGCGGCGCGTGCCCGCCGGCCACGGCGTCTCCTACGGCCTCACCTGGCGGGCGCCGCGCGAGACCGGGCTCGCGCTCCTCCCGCTCGGCTACGGCGACGGCATCCCGCGCGCCGCCTCCGATCGCGGCATCGTCGTGATCCGCGGCGAGCGCTTCACGATCGCGGGCCGGGTCGCGATGGACCAGCTCGTCGTCGACATCGGCGACGCCCCCGTCGAGGTCGGCGACCGCGCCGTGCTGTGGGGCGACCCCGCGGCGGGCGCCCCGTCCGTCGAGGCGTGGGCGGATGCGGTCGGCACGATCGACTACGAGCTCGTGACGCGCGTCGGCGGGCGCGTCGAGCGCGTGCACGTCGGTGGCCCCGAGGGCGCGGCCGAGGCGGAGGCGTGA
- the tsaE gene encoding tRNA (adenosine(37)-N6)-threonylcarbamoyltransferase complex ATPase subunit type 1 TsaE has product MERLGARLAGLLRAGDLVLLDGELGAGKTTLTRGLGAALGVRGAVTSPTFVLARTHPRESGGAPLVHIDAYRLASARELDDLDIDWDGSITVVEWGAGKVDGVAEAWIAVAIERPTGGDPEAEDEPRRVVVEGHGARWAGLVAALTA; this is encoded by the coding sequence ATGGAGCGGCTCGGCGCGCGACTCGCGGGGCTGCTGCGCGCGGGCGACCTCGTGCTGCTCGACGGCGAGCTCGGGGCCGGGAAGACGACGCTGACCCGCGGGCTCGGGGCGGCGCTGGGCGTCCGCGGCGCGGTCACGAGCCCGACCTTCGTGCTCGCGCGCACGCACCCGCGCGAGTCCGGCGGGGCGCCGCTCGTGCACATCGACGCGTACCGCCTCGCGAGCGCGCGCGAGCTCGACGACCTCGACATCGACTGGGACGGCAGCATCACGGTCGTCGAGTGGGGTGCCGGCAAGGTCGACGGCGTCGCCGAGGCGTGGATCGCGGTCGCGATCGAGCGGCCGACGGGCGGCGACCCGGAGGCGGAGGACGAGCCGCGCCGCGTCGTCGTCGAGGGCCACGGCGCCCGCTGGGCGGGGCTCGTCGCCGCGCTGACCGCCTGA
- the tsaB gene encoding tRNA (adenosine(37)-N6)-threonylcarbamoyltransferase complex dimerization subunit type 1 TsaB, whose translation MLLAIDSSTGTSVAVVDREGVVLARAGDPGTRGHAELIGRAIEAALAEAGIRARDLDAVAVGMGPGPFTGLRVGIAAGRVLALAVGARVLPVVSHDAVALDASGPALVVTDARRREVAWSRYEGGRRTHGPELATPDALETVVPGYAELERIDAALVDAGALGRLALRLERGEAPGLALAQGEPLYLRPPDATPQLQPKRVTA comes from the coding sequence GTGCTGCTCGCGATCGACTCCTCCACGGGGACGAGCGTCGCCGTCGTCGATCGGGAGGGCGTCGTCCTCGCCAGGGCCGGCGACCCCGGCACCCGCGGCCACGCCGAGCTCATCGGCCGCGCGATCGAGGCGGCCCTCGCCGAGGCCGGGATCCGCGCCCGCGACCTCGACGCCGTCGCGGTCGGCATGGGCCCCGGCCCCTTCACGGGCCTCCGCGTCGGCATCGCCGCGGGACGGGTCCTCGCCCTCGCGGTCGGCGCCCGCGTCCTCCCCGTGGTGAGCCACGACGCGGTCGCGCTCGACGCATCCGGCCCGGCGCTCGTCGTGACGGATGCCCGCCGCCGCGAGGTGGCCTGGTCGCGCTACGAGGGCGGCCGGCGCACGCACGGCCCCGAGCTCGCGACGCCGGACGCGCTCGAGACGGTCGTGCCCGGGTACGCCGAGCTCGAGCGCATCGACGCCGCGCTCGTCGACGCGGGTGCGCTCGGGCGGCTCGCGCTCCGCCTCGAGCGGGGCGAGGCGCCCGGCCTCGCGCTCGCCCAGGGCGAGCCGCTCTACCTCCGCCCGCCGGACGCGACCCCGCAGCTCCAGCCGAAGCGGGTCACGGCATGA
- the rimI gene encoding ribosomal protein S18-alanine N-acetyltransferase: MTPHLRRAGTDDLDAIMAIEEATFPDDAWSRDSMERELAGEHGWYLVAVEGDAVIGYAGLLAPRGSGQADVQTIAVVPEARRGGLGRALMLALIGEARERRALEVFLEVRADNPGAQALYERLGFEQIAVRPRYYRGVVDALIMRLEVPAPRTLPATGRPS; encoded by the coding sequence ATGACGCCGCACCTCCGTCGGGCGGGCACGGACGACCTCGACGCGATCATGGCGATCGAGGAGGCGACCTTCCCCGACGACGCCTGGTCGCGCGACTCGATGGAGCGCGAGCTCGCCGGCGAGCACGGCTGGTACCTCGTCGCGGTCGAGGGGGATGCCGTGATCGGCTACGCGGGCCTCCTCGCCCCCCGCGGCTCGGGCCAGGCCGACGTGCAGACGATCGCGGTCGTGCCCGAGGCCCGGCGCGGCGGGCTCGGCCGTGCGCTCATGCTCGCGCTCATCGGCGAGGCGCGCGAGCGGCGTGCGCTCGAGGTGTTCCTCGAGGTCCGTGCCGACAACCCGGGCGCGCAGGCCCTCTACGAGCGGCTCGGCTTCGAGCAGATCGCCGTCCGCCCCCGCTACTACCGGGGCGTCGTCGACGCGCTCATTATGCGGCTCGAGGTGCCGGCGCCGCGCACCCTCCCGGCGACGGGGCGGCCCTCGTGA
- the tsaD gene encoding tRNA (adenosine(37)-N6)-threonylcarbamoyltransferase complex transferase subunit TsaD, which yields MSAAASAPLVLGIETSCDETGVGIVRGDRLLANVIASSMEEQARYGGVVPEVAARAHLEAMAPAIEQALAEARVSLAELDAIAVTNGPGLAGALMVGVGAAKALAIGLEKPLYAVNHLVGHVGADLLATGDGASGPLETPTVALLVSGGHTSLLLVRDLERDVELLGETIDDAAGEAFDKVARLLGLPYPGGPQIDRAAIGGDPAAIRFPRGLTAPKDRERHRWDFSFSGLKTAVARWVEGARDRGEEVPTADVAAGFREAVADVLTAKAIDACRELGVPRLLLGGGVVANARLRELARERADAAGIELRIPPLSLCTDNGAMIAALGARLVMGGHAPSTLDFGADSTLPVTAIRS from the coding sequence GTGAGCGCCGCCGCATCCGCGCCGCTCGTCCTCGGGATCGAGACGAGCTGCGACGAGACGGGCGTCGGGATCGTGCGCGGCGACCGCCTGCTCGCGAACGTGATCGCCTCCTCGATGGAGGAGCAGGCCCGCTACGGCGGCGTCGTCCCCGAGGTCGCGGCGCGCGCCCACCTCGAGGCGATGGCGCCCGCGATCGAGCAGGCGCTCGCGGAGGCCCGGGTGTCGCTCGCCGAGCTCGACGCGATCGCGGTGACGAACGGCCCCGGCCTCGCGGGCGCGCTCATGGTCGGGGTCGGCGCGGCGAAGGCGCTCGCGATCGGCCTCGAGAAGCCGCTCTACGCCGTCAACCACCTCGTCGGCCATGTCGGCGCCGACCTCCTCGCGACCGGCGACGGGGCGTCGGGCCCGCTCGAGACGCCGACGGTCGCGCTGCTCGTGAGCGGCGGGCACACCTCGCTGCTCCTGGTCCGCGATCTCGAGCGGGACGTCGAGCTGCTGGGGGAGACGATCGACGACGCCGCGGGGGAGGCCTTCGACAAGGTCGCGCGGCTGCTCGGCCTGCCGTACCCGGGCGGTCCGCAGATCGATCGCGCGGCGATCGGCGGCGACCCGGCCGCGATCCGCTTCCCGCGCGGGCTGACGGCCCCCAAGGACCGCGAGCGCCACCGCTGGGACTTCTCCTTCTCGGGCCTCAAGACGGCGGTCGCGCGCTGGGTGGAGGGCGCCCGCGACCGCGGCGAGGAGGTGCCGACGGCGGATGTCGCGGCCGGCTTCCGCGAGGCGGTCGCCGATGTGCTCACCGCGAAGGCGATCGACGCCTGCCGCGAGCTCGGGGTGCCGCGGCTGCTCCTCGGCGGCGGCGTCGTCGCGAACGCGCGCCTGCGCGAGCTCGCCCGGGAGCGGGCGGATGCGGCCGGCATCGAGCTGCGGATCCCGCCGCTCAGCCTCTGCACCGACAACGGCGCGATGATCGCGGCGCTCGGCGCCCGGCTCGTGATGGGCGGCCACGCCCCGTCGACGCTCGACTTCGGCGCGGACTCCACGCTGCCGGTCACCGCCATCCGCTCCTGA
- a CDS encoding DUF4190 domain-containing protein, whose amino-acid sequence MTDPTPYGAAQPEPTPYAAGAPVAQKTNVLAIVSLVLAFVVSLGAVICGHIALGQIKRTGEGGRGLALAGLILGYIGIVGGIIAIIASIALAGAAATYPSGY is encoded by the coding sequence ATGACCGACCCCACCCCGTACGGTGCGGCCCAGCCCGAGCCGACCCCCTACGCCGCCGGCGCCCCCGTCGCGCAGAAGACGAACGTCCTCGCGATCGTGTCGCTCGTGCTCGCGTTCGTCGTCTCGCTCGGCGCCGTGATCTGCGGTCACATCGCGCTCGGCCAGATCAAGCGCACGGGCGAGGGCGGCCGCGGCCTCGCGCTCGCGGGCCTCATCCTCGGCTACATCGGCATCGTCGGCGGCATCATCGCGATCATCGCGAGCATCGCGCTCGCCGGCGCCGCGGCGACCTACCCCAGCGGCTACTGA
- a CDS encoding DUF4190 domain-containing protein, translating into MSIPPIPDAPKDGERSDDAATSAIDEETTTRAAGAPSAPEAPAAPAAPVTPPAPDASRPEVDPYGQPAQPGYGQPAQPAYGQQPGYGQQPGYGQPAQQAVYGQPAQPGYAAPAYQQSYAPAPPKTLSIIAMAAGIAGLIILPFIGSIAGVILGHMGLKREPAGRGFAITGLITGYAGIALWLFVFVVGILLPILVLIGAGAAAGSGTYGP; encoded by the coding sequence GTGAGCATCCCCCCGATTCCCGACGCCCCCAAGGACGGCGAGCGGTCCGACGACGCCGCGACGTCCGCCATCGACGAGGAGACGACGACGCGCGCCGCGGGCGCCCCGTCCGCTCCCGAGGCCCCGGCCGCCCCCGCGGCGCCGGTCACGCCTCCCGCCCCGGACGCGAGCCGCCCCGAGGTCGACCCCTACGGTCAGCCGGCACAGCCCGGCTACGGCCAGCCGGCGCAGCCCGCATACGGTCAGCAGCCCGGCTACGGTCAGCAGCCCGGCTACGGCCAGCCCGCGCAGCAGGCCGTCTACGGCCAGCCCGCGCAGCCCGGCTACGCGGCGCCCGCCTACCAGCAGAGCTACGCACCGGCGCCGCCGAAGACGCTCAGCATCATCGCCATGGCCGCGGGCATCGCGGGCCTCATCATCCTGCCGTTCATCGGCTCGATCGCGGGCGTCATCCTCGGCCACATGGGTCTCAAGCGCGAGCCGGCCGGCCGCGGCTTCGCGATCACCGGGCTCATCACCGGCTACGCGGGCATCGCCCTCTGGCTCTTCGTGTTCGTGGTGGGCATCCTGCTGCCGATCCTCGTCCTGATCGGCGCGGGCGCCGCCGCCGGCTCGGGCACCTACGGCCCGTAG
- a CDS encoding class I SAM-dependent methyltransferase yields the protein MDTAELRALLSPEGLRLLDEVGGIGAQADVVRAVSRLRKAGHPPELVAAVLTQARLREKARAKFGDFAGRMLFTPAGLEQATRLRVASLHAGRYQRAGIGHVHDLGCGIGGDALALAALGIRVTAVERDEATAAVAAYNLAPFPGAEVVGADAEDIGLEDAEGLWLDPARREGARRLADPADWSPSLDVAFDLATRIPTGIKLGPGLDRDLIPEGLEAQWVSIDREVVELALWSGPLARPGVGRAALVLREGAAHEMTAPADREDAPVGPLGAWLYEPDGAVIRARLIGDLARAVEGRMLDPQIAWITADEPIDTPFAQRFRVLEELPLDPRVLKRELAARGIGTIEIKTRGVDLDPAELRRRLAPKGAGRATLVLTRRGAARIAILAERA from the coding sequence ATGGATACCGCCGAGCTGCGCGCGCTCCTCTCGCCCGAGGGGCTCCGCCTCCTCGACGAGGTCGGCGGCATCGGCGCGCAGGCCGACGTCGTGCGCGCCGTCTCCAGGCTGCGCAAGGCCGGCCACCCGCCGGAGCTCGTCGCCGCCGTCCTCACGCAGGCGCGCCTCCGCGAGAAGGCGCGCGCGAAGTTCGGCGACTTCGCCGGGCGGATGCTGTTCACCCCCGCCGGGCTCGAGCAGGCGACGCGGCTGCGGGTCGCCTCCCTCCACGCGGGGCGCTACCAGCGGGCGGGGATCGGGCACGTCCACGACCTCGGCTGCGGGATCGGCGGCGACGCGCTCGCGCTGGCCGCCCTCGGCATCCGCGTGACCGCCGTCGAGCGCGACGAGGCGACCGCCGCGGTCGCCGCCTACAATCTCGCCCCGTTCCCCGGCGCCGAGGTCGTGGGCGCCGACGCGGAGGACATCGGCCTCGAGGATGCGGAGGGGCTCTGGCTGGACCCGGCGCGCCGCGAGGGCGCCCGCCGCCTCGCCGATCCCGCGGACTGGTCCCCCTCGCTCGACGTCGCCTTCGATCTCGCGACCCGCATCCCGACCGGCATCAAGCTCGGACCCGGCCTCGACCGCGACCTCATCCCCGAGGGCCTCGAGGCGCAGTGGGTCTCGATCGACCGCGAGGTCGTCGAGCTCGCGCTCTGGTCGGGTCCGCTCGCGCGACCCGGGGTGGGCCGCGCCGCGCTCGTGCTCCGCGAGGGCGCCGCCCACGAGATGACGGCGCCCGCCGACCGCGAGGACGCCCCGGTCGGCCCGCTCGGCGCGTGGCTGTACGAGCCCGACGGCGCGGTGATCCGCGCCCGGCTCATCGGCGACCTCGCCCGCGCGGTCGAGGGGCGGATGCTCGACCCGCAGATCGCCTGGATCACGGCCGACGAGCCGATCGACACCCCCTTCGCGCAGCGCTTCCGCGTGCTCGAGGAGCTGCCGCTCGATCCCCGCGTCCTCAAGCGCGAGCTCGCGGCGCGCGGCATCGGCACGATCGAGATCAAGACGCGCGGCGTCGACCTCGACCCCGCCGAGCTGCGCCGGCGGCTCGCGCCGAAGGGCGCGGGCCGCGCGACGCTCGTGCTCACGCGGCGCGGGGCGGCGCGGATCGCGATCCTCGCCGAGCGGGCCTAG
- the groES gene encoding co-chaperone GroES: protein MSVSIKPLEDRIVIRQVEAEQVTASGLVIPDTAKEKPQEGEVVAVGPGRVDDNGNRVPVDVAVGDKVIYSKYGGTEVKVGGEDLLVLSARDVLAVVER, encoded by the coding sequence GTGTCGGTTTCCATCAAGCCGCTCGAGGATCGCATCGTCATCCGCCAGGTCGAGGCGGAGCAGGTCACCGCGTCGGGCCTGGTCATCCCCGACACCGCCAAGGAGAAGCCCCAGGAGGGCGAGGTCGTGGCCGTCGGCCCCGGCCGCGTCGACGACAACGGCAACCGCGTCCCGGTGGACGTGGCCGTGGGCGACAAGGTCATCTACTCGAAGTACGGCGGCACCGAGGTCAAGGTCGGCGGCGAGGACCTCCTCGTCCTCTCGGCCCGCGACGTGCTCGCGGTCGTGGAGCGCTAG
- the rarD gene encoding EamA family transporter RarD, which produces MTPPPAPGAPAQPAEAGAGSGAGLLFAIGAYVLWGFLPVYFVLLSVASAFEIVGWRILFSLVFCALLITATRAWRPLMALARDRRVMLTLAGAGALIYVNWQVYVLASTTGHIVEASLGYFINPIVTVLLGVIVLRERLRRWQWVAVGVSFAAVLVIAIGYGQFPWISLALAGSFGVYGFIKKRVGGRVDAVSGLTLETMWLVPVAVVQLFVVNGVVGLTIASEGAGHTLLLLAAGAVTAVPLLFFAAGARRLSLTVLGLTQYFAPVLQLLVGVVIMHEPMPLERWIGFGLVWIALAILTIDMIVAGRGPRRASLERV; this is translated from the coding sequence GTGACCCCGCCGCCCGCTCCCGGAGCCCCCGCTCAGCCCGCGGAGGCGGGAGCCGGATCCGGCGCCGGCCTCCTGTTCGCGATCGGCGCCTACGTCCTCTGGGGATTCCTGCCGGTCTACTTCGTCCTCCTCTCGGTGGCGAGCGCCTTCGAGATCGTCGGCTGGCGCATCCTCTTCTCGCTCGTCTTCTGCGCGCTGCTCATCACGGCGACGCGCGCGTGGCGTCCGCTCATGGCGCTCGCCCGCGACCGGCGCGTCATGCTCACGCTCGCGGGCGCCGGCGCGCTCATCTACGTCAACTGGCAGGTCTATGTCCTCGCCTCGACGACGGGCCACATCGTCGAGGCCTCGCTCGGCTACTTCATCAACCCGATCGTGACGGTCCTGCTCGGCGTCATCGTGCTCCGCGAGCGGCTGCGGCGCTGGCAGTGGGTCGCGGTGGGCGTCTCCTTCGCCGCCGTGCTCGTCATCGCGATCGGCTACGGGCAGTTCCCGTGGATCTCGCTCGCCCTGGCCGGCTCCTTCGGCGTGTACGGCTTCATCAAGAAGCGCGTCGGGGGCCGGGTGGATGCGGTGAGCGGCCTCACGCTCGAGACCATGTGGCTCGTGCCGGTGGCGGTCGTGCAGCTGTTCGTCGTGAACGGCGTGGTCGGCCTCACGATCGCGAGCGAGGGCGCGGGGCACACCCTCCTCCTGCTCGCCGCGGGTGCCGTCACCGCCGTGCCGCTCCTCTTCTTCGCGGCCGGCGCGCGGCGCCTCTCGCTCACCGTGCTCGGGCTCACCCAGTACTTCGCGCCCGTGCTGCAGCTGCTCGTCGGCGTGGTCATCATGCACGAGCCGATGCCGCTCGAGCGCTGGATCGGCTTCGGGCTCGTCTGGATCGCGCTCGCGATCCTCACGATCGACATGATCGTCGCCGGCCGCGGACCGCGCCGGGCCTCGCTCGAGCGCGTCTGA